A stretch of the Heterodontus francisci isolate sHetFra1 chromosome 10, sHetFra1.hap1, whole genome shotgun sequence genome encodes the following:
- the rgcc gene encoding regulator of cell cycle RGCC isoform X1 produces the protein MKSHNSRIAARSRMEDEDLSAVLCEFNAVIEDFSSPLNKRHFRYDEHLRCMKRRSSTSISDCGISDSDSTDSLRRNSFSFSDEKLNSSTLSSSKAKLGDTKELEDFIADLDRTLESM, from the exons ATGAAGTCACATAACAGCAGGATTGCAGCGAGAT CACGGATGGAAGATGAAGATCTGAGTGCTGTCCTATGTGAATTTAATGCAGTGATTGAGGATTTCAGTTCTCCTCTGAACAAGAGACATTTCAGATATGACGAACACTTGAGATGCATGAAAAGGAGGAGCAGCACGAGCATCAGTGACTGTGGCATTAGTGATTCAGACA GTACAGATTCACTTCGGAGAAACAGTTTCAGCTTCAGCGACGAGAAGCTTAACAGTTCCACACTTTCATCTTCCAAAG CAAAGCTTGGAGATACAAAGGAACTGGAAGACTTTATTGCTGATTTGGACAGAACGTTAGAAA GTATGTGA
- the rgcc gene encoding regulator of cell cycle RGCC isoform X2, whose protein sequence is MFGAVMFSRMEDEDLSAVLCEFNAVIEDFSSPLNKRHFRYDEHLRCMKRRSSTSISDCGISDSDSTDSLRRNSFSFSDEKLNSSTLSSSKAKLGDTKELEDFIADLDRTLESM, encoded by the exons ATGTTTGGGGCAGTGATGTTCT CACGGATGGAAGATGAAGATCTGAGTGCTGTCCTATGTGAATTTAATGCAGTGATTGAGGATTTCAGTTCTCCTCTGAACAAGAGACATTTCAGATATGACGAACACTTGAGATGCATGAAAAGGAGGAGCAGCACGAGCATCAGTGACTGTGGCATTAGTGATTCAGACA GTACAGATTCACTTCGGAGAAACAGTTTCAGCTTCAGCGACGAGAAGCTTAACAGTTCCACACTTTCATCTTCCAAAG CAAAGCTTGGAGATACAAAGGAACTGGAAGACTTTATTGCTGATTTGGACAGAACGTTAGAAA GTATGTGA
- the rgcc gene encoding regulator of cell cycle RGCC isoform X3, which translates to MFGEVMFSRMEDEDLSAVLCEFNAVIEDFSSPLNKRHFRYDEHLRCMKRRSSTSISDCGISDSDSTDSLRRNSFSFSDEKLNSSTLSSSKAKLGDTKELEDFIADLDRTLESM; encoded by the exons ATGTTTGGGGAGGTGATGTTCT CACGGATGGAAGATGAAGATCTGAGTGCTGTCCTATGTGAATTTAATGCAGTGATTGAGGATTTCAGTTCTCCTCTGAACAAGAGACATTTCAGATATGACGAACACTTGAGATGCATGAAAAGGAGGAGCAGCACGAGCATCAGTGACTGTGGCATTAGTGATTCAGACA GTACAGATTCACTTCGGAGAAACAGTTTCAGCTTCAGCGACGAGAAGCTTAACAGTTCCACACTTTCATCTTCCAAAG CAAAGCTTGGAGATACAAAGGAACTGGAAGACTTTATTGCTGATTTGGACAGAACGTTAGAAA GTATGTGA
- the rgcc gene encoding regulator of cell cycle RGCC isoform X4 → MEDEDLSAVLCEFNAVIEDFSSPLNKRHFRYDEHLRCMKRRSSTSISDCGISDSDSTDSLRRNSFSFSDEKLNSSTLSSSKAKLGDTKELEDFIADLDRTLESM, encoded by the exons ATGGAAGATGAAGATCTGAGTGCTGTCCTATGTGAATTTAATGCAGTGATTGAGGATTTCAGTTCTCCTCTGAACAAGAGACATTTCAGATATGACGAACACTTGAGATGCATGAAAAGGAGGAGCAGCACGAGCATCAGTGACTGTGGCATTAGTGATTCAGACA GTACAGATTCACTTCGGAGAAACAGTTTCAGCTTCAGCGACGAGAAGCTTAACAGTTCCACACTTTCATCTTCCAAAG CAAAGCTTGGAGATACAAAGGAACTGGAAGACTTTATTGCTGATTTGGACAGAACGTTAGAAA GTATGTGA